The genomic stretch ATATGATCTTGGGTCAACGAGGAGATGATACTCTGTCAGGAGACAATGGTAACGATTTCATTGATGCGAGTAATGATAATGACTTTATCTACGGTGGAGATGGAGCAGATACCATCAATGGTGGAAGTGGCAATGACTTTATTGATGGTGCCACAGAAAACGACTCCATCTTAGGAGGTCTGGGGGACGATACCGTTAACGGTGGAAATGGAGATGACATCATTATTGGAGGAGCGGGACATGATTCTCTTTACGGTGAAAATGGGGATGATACCATTAATGGTCTAGGAGAAAATGACACTATTGATGGAGGAGATGGAAACGACTGGATCTTGGGAGGTGCTGGTAATGACTTTATTGACGGTGGTGTAGGGGAAGATACCATTAGTGCTAGTAATGATAACGATACGATACTAGGAGGAGATGGAAACGATTCTATTGACGGGGGAAGTGGAAACGACTCGATCGATGGGGGAAATGGAAACGATATTCTACTAGGTTATACTGGTCATGATACTCTTGATGGTGGCACGGGCAATGATAGTTTAGTGGGGAGTAGTGGTAATGATCTTTATATTGTTGATGCAGTGGATGATATAGTTACTGAAACATCAACAACGGCAACAGAAATAGACACGATACAATCTTCGATCATTTGTACTTTGGGTGCTAATTTGGAAAACCTCATCTTAACAGGCACATCTGCTATTAATGGTACAGGTAATACTCTTGATAATAATATTACGGGCAATAGTGGCAATAATATTCTTAATGGTGGTGACGGTGATGATACCCTCAACGGTGGTAATGGAGATGATAACCTTCTAGGGGAAAATGGTAATAATAATTTAGTGGGGGGGGAAGGAAATGATACCATTGATGGAGGAAGCGGTAACGATTCCATTTTAGGAGGGGATGCCAATGACACTATTGATGGGGGATATGGAGATGATACCATACTAGGTCAACTAGGCAACGATACTCTGTTAGGGGACAATGGTAACGATTTCATTGATGCGAGTAATGATAATGACTTTATCTACGGTGGAGATGGAGCAGATACCATCAATGGTGGAAGTGGCAATGACTTTATTGACGGAGCCACAGAAAACGACTCCATGTTAGGAGGTTTGGGAGATGATACCCTATTTGCCAGAGATGGAGATGACATAATTATCGGAGGAGCGGGAAATGATTCTCTCTACGGTGAAAATGGGGATGATACCATTAATGGTTTTGGAGAAAATGATACTATTGATGGAGGAGATGGAAACGACTGGATCTTGGGAGGTGCTGGTAATGACTTTATTGACGGTGGTGTAGGAGAAGATACCATTAGTGCTAGTAATGATAACGATACGATACTAGGAGGAGATGGAAACGATTCTATTGACGGGGGAAGTGGAAACGACTCGATCGATGGGGGAAATGGAAACGATATTTTACTAGGTTACACTGATCATGATACTCTTGATGGTGGTAATGACAACGATACCATTATCGGAAGTTATGGTAATGATACCCTCACAGGAGGTACTGGTAATGATTTTTTCCGCTTTGATTCACCATTAGAAGGAATCGATCAGATTGCCGATTTTAACATAACCGATGATACTATTCAAGTTTGTGCTAGTGGTTTTGGCGGTGGTTTAGGGATAGGTGTATTGCCAAGTGAGCGCTTCCGTGTTGGTTCATCACCAAGTACTTCTGATCATCGTTTCTTCTATAATTCCAGTAATGGTGGTTTATTCTTTGATGTGGATGGTAGCGATGCTACTTCTGCGGTGCAAATTGCTACTTTAAATACTGGTTTAGCCATGACTAATACTGATATTGTGATAATTTAACGATCGTGTTTTCTTTATCATTGACTACTAATAAATTAATCTCTATGCAACCAGTCGCCCTTTTGACAGAGATATCTGGGAGAAACTTATGACTGTACTTTAGACTAATAAAATATTGCAAGAGAATAAGTAACCTCGATTCGATACAAAATTTATGGGTAAAAGCAAGGTATTAGTTGTTAGGTATTAAGTAAATAATTGATGAAAAACTATTAACAATTGATTTTACATAGATTAATTTAATTAAATAATAAATAATATTTGGCAAAATTAACCATTAGCTATCACGCCTAAAATCTACCTAGATCAAAGATTTTTTTCTCGAACTCAGGTGCACTCAGGTTAAAATATAAGGTTAACTAAATTAAATAATTATTTAAACTTTAAAAAGATTTTATGCAATCTCCCTATCAACCCAGTGATATAGAGTCCAAGTGGCAAAAAAAATGGTCTGAAACTGGATTATATAATACAGAAGAAAATACTGACAAGCCTAAATATTATGCCCTTTCTATGTTTCCTTACCCTTCAGGAAAATTACACATGGGTCATGTTCGTAATTATGTCATAACTGATGTTATTGCTCGTTTTAAGCGAATGCAAGGACATAGAGTATTACATCCCATGGGGTGGGATGCTTTCGGTTTACCGGCAGAAAATGCCGCCATCGATAGGGGTATCCCTCCAGCAAAATGGACTTTTGAAAATATAGCCCAAATGCGATCGCAACTCCAAGAATTAGGTTTATCCATCGATTGGAGTCGAGAAGTTGCAACTTGTTCTCCTGAGTATTATAAATGGACACAGTGGTTATTTTTACAATTTTTAGAAGCGGGACTTGCTTATCAACGGGAAGCTGCGGTAAACTGGGATCCGATCGATCAAACCGTATTAGCTAATGAACAAGTTGACTCCGAAGGTTACTCTTGGCGTAGTGGTGCAAAAGTCGAACGCAAATTATTAAGACAATGGTTTCTCAAAATTACCGACTATGCAGAACAATTGTTGGATGACCTACAACAACTACAAGGTTGGCCAGATCGAGTCAAAACCATGCAGGAAAACTGGATAGGAAAGTCTGTAGGGGCTTATTTAGAGTTTCCTATTATGGGAAAGGATGAAAAAATAGCCGTCTTTACAACTCGCCCTGACACTGTTTACGGAGTCACTTATGTAGTACTCGCCCCCGAACACCCTTTAACTCAAGTTGTCACTACTTCCGAAAGAAAAGAAGTCGTAGAAGCATTTATCAAAGAAGTATCGGAAGAAAGTGAGATCGATCGAACTGCCGATGACAAGCCCAAAAAAGGTACAATGACAGGAGGGAAAGTCATAAACCCCTTTACAGGAGAAGAAATCCCCATTTTGATCGCCAATTATGTGTTATACGAATATGGTACAGGGGCAGTCATGGGAGTACCAGCCCACGATGTGAGAGATTTCAAATTTGCCAAAGAGAATGACTTACCTATCAAAGTAGTTATCTTGCCAGACGATGCAGATAACGGTGATATATGCCTTTTGGAAGCCTACACCGAAGCGGGTATCATGATTAACTCCGGTGGTTTTAACGGCATGAATTCCATCAAAGGAAAAGAAGCAGTGATTCGCCTTGCCGAAAATAACGACTATGGCAAAAAACGCATTCAATATCGTCTCAGAGATTGGTTAATCTCCCGTCAACGTTACTGGGGTTGTCCCATTCCCGTTATTCACTGCGAAGATTGTGGTATAGTACCCGTACCCAGTGAAGATTTACCCGTCAAATTGCCTGAAAATGTGGAATTTTCTGGGCGTGGTGCGTCTCCCTTAGCTAAAATTGAAGACTGGATTAACGTACCTTGTCCAAAATGTGGCAAACCAGCAAAACGGGAAACCGATACAATGGATACCTTTATCGACTCCTCATGGTATTTTTTCCGTTATACCGATGCAACTAACCAAAATGAGGCATTTAATCTTAATACCGTTAATGATTGGATGGCGGTGGATCAGTATGTAGGTGGAATTGAACACGCTATTCTACATTTACTTTATTCACGCTTTTTTACAAAAGTTGTTAGGGATAGGGGCTTAGTCAAGGTTGACGAGCCCTTCAAAAGATTATTAACTCAAGGTATGGTACAAGGTTTAACCTATAAAAATCCTGAAACGGGTAAATATGTCATAGCAGAAAACGTCTATTCAGTGGAAGAAACCAACGACAAAGGCAAAACTGAGACGGTTTATTATGAAAAAGAAACCAATCAGAAACTCTCGGTATTTTACGAGAAAATGTCTAAGTCTAAATATAATGGTGTTGATCCAGAGGTGGTATTATCCAAATATGGAGCAGATACAGCGAGAATGTTTATCTTATTTAAAGCACCTCCTGAGAAAGATTTAGAATGGCAAGACGCAGATGTAGAAGGGCAATATCGCTTTTTAAATCGAGTATGGTTATTAGTTAATGATTTTGTAGAAAACCCTAATTCTGCCAAAAATAAAACCTTTGATAAAGCGAAACTAAGCAAAGAAGAAAAGGATTTAAGAAGGGCTATTCACACAGCTATTAAAGAAATTTCTGACGACTTAAATGGTGATTATCAATTTAATACGGCAGTTTCTGAGTTAATGAAATTAAGCAACGCTTTACGGGATTTTAGTAATAAAAATTCTCCTATTTTTCGAGAAGGAATTGAAACTTTAATTTTACTTTTAGCACCTTTTGCACCTCATATTAGCGAAGAATTATGGAAATTATCAGGGAATAGTAATAGTGAATCAGTCCATTTACAGTCATGGTTAACCTTAGATAATGATGCTTTAATTGTGGATGAAATTACTTTAGTTATTCAAATTATGGGTAAAACTAGAGGTACAATTTCTGTACCTGCTTCTGCGAATAAAGAGGAATTAGAAAAATTTGCTAAAGAGTCTGATATTGCGAAAAAACACATAGATAATAAAACTATTAAAAAAGTGATCGTTGTACCTAACAAGTTAGTGAATTTTGTCGTAAGTTAATCTTTAAATCCCCAAAATTGGGGAATTTTTTTGTTTTAAATAATTTCATCAAAAACTATTATTAATTAACTAAATTTTACTTGATTTCTTCCATTTTCTTTTGCCTGATATAAAGCATTATCAGCCATTTTTATTAAAGATTCGATCGAATTTTGGGAACTAGGAATTACGGAAGCAATGCCAAGACTGAGAGTAACATAATCACTAATTTCTGAATGTTTATGAGGAATTTTCAAATCTTGTATTTCTTTCCTGATTTGTTCAGCTATATTAATAGCAC from Geminocystis sp. NIES-3709 encodes the following:
- the leuS gene encoding leucine--tRNA ligase, encoding MQSPYQPSDIESKWQKKWSETGLYNTEENTDKPKYYALSMFPYPSGKLHMGHVRNYVITDVIARFKRMQGHRVLHPMGWDAFGLPAENAAIDRGIPPAKWTFENIAQMRSQLQELGLSIDWSREVATCSPEYYKWTQWLFLQFLEAGLAYQREAAVNWDPIDQTVLANEQVDSEGYSWRSGAKVERKLLRQWFLKITDYAEQLLDDLQQLQGWPDRVKTMQENWIGKSVGAYLEFPIMGKDEKIAVFTTRPDTVYGVTYVVLAPEHPLTQVVTTSERKEVVEAFIKEVSEESEIDRTADDKPKKGTMTGGKVINPFTGEEIPILIANYVLYEYGTGAVMGVPAHDVRDFKFAKENDLPIKVVILPDDADNGDICLLEAYTEAGIMINSGGFNGMNSIKGKEAVIRLAENNDYGKKRIQYRLRDWLISRQRYWGCPIPVIHCEDCGIVPVPSEDLPVKLPENVEFSGRGASPLAKIEDWINVPCPKCGKPAKRETDTMDTFIDSSWYFFRYTDATNQNEAFNLNTVNDWMAVDQYVGGIEHAILHLLYSRFFTKVVRDRGLVKVDEPFKRLLTQGMVQGLTYKNPETGKYVIAENVYSVEETNDKGKTETVYYEKETNQKLSVFYEKMSKSKYNGVDPEVVLSKYGADTARMFILFKAPPEKDLEWQDADVEGQYRFLNRVWLLVNDFVENPNSAKNKTFDKAKLSKEEKDLRRAIHTAIKEISDDLNGDYQFNTAVSELMKLSNALRDFSNKNSPIFREGIETLILLLAPFAPHISEELWKLSGNSNSESVHLQSWLTLDNDALIVDEITLVIQIMGKTRGTISVPASANKEELEKFAKESDIAKKHIDNKTIKKVIVVPNKLVNFVVS